A genomic stretch from Candidatus Thiothrix anitrata includes:
- a CDS encoding conjugal transfer protein TraN: MLRAVFSVFLIVVHLVAVQSALAAQCRLVSSTCVDSGTKTINGTPVTRACWDYKNVYDCYETKSLNYCAALVSNGCNETASKCVETDFSGACVRYQKTYRCADPIAPKPTNTIVLDDSHTITEDRIDESQCKANKDNSTCTLAEHKCVEPAETRNINGKDIYKDCWAWEDTYTCLGNRMNTCDDLEAKGCKRQNADTCVERIPNGTCQVWDVAYTCKTPGATRTIEDCSNKGFCLEGKCFDSGSPPDADFAKSVVMLEAARQAGNYMNDDLQIFKGTDERCSIKLSGLKNCCKSKGGAQSNQSILMGAAMSGGKALMDYSFQKGSNYMYDFMFSKGNNWMTERAVNAWSSGAWNAVPSTSMSFYGLTISYTSGTGFAFVGFDPASFALQVGLYLLMQLLSCTEDEAYLQMKRGSNLCHYVGSYCDKKFLGYCYIRKESHCCFNSRLARIINEQGRPQIGKGWGSGNSPNCSGFTTAELEKLDFAAMDLSEFISEIMANAQIPNASTVNSLVQKQSGIVGDKVNQYYQNGAGR; this comes from the coding sequence ATGTTGCGAGCCGTATTTAGTGTGTTTTTAATCGTGGTGCATTTGGTGGCGGTGCAAAGTGCCTTAGCCGCGCAATGCCGTTTGGTATCAAGTACCTGTGTGGACTCCGGGACAAAGACCATCAATGGCACACCCGTTACCCGTGCCTGCTGGGATTATAAAAATGTCTACGATTGCTACGAAACAAAATCGCTCAACTATTGCGCGGCGTTGGTCAGTAACGGTTGCAACGAAACTGCCAGCAAATGCGTCGAGACGGACTTTAGCGGTGCGTGTGTGCGCTACCAAAAAACCTACCGTTGTGCTGATCCGATTGCTCCAAAGCCGACCAACACGATAGTGCTAGATGACTCTCACACCATTACCGAAGACCGGATAGATGAGAGTCAATGCAAAGCCAACAAGGACAACAGTACCTGCACACTTGCCGAACACAAATGTGTTGAACCGGCTGAAACCCGCAACATCAATGGCAAGGATATTTACAAGGACTGCTGGGCATGGGAAGACACGTATACGTGCTTGGGAAACCGGATGAATACCTGCGATGATTTGGAAGCCAAAGGCTGTAAGCGGCAAAACGCGGATACTTGTGTTGAACGAATCCCTAATGGTACTTGCCAAGTTTGGGATGTTGCATATACCTGTAAAACGCCCGGTGCTACTCGCACTATCGAAGACTGTTCCAACAAGGGCTTTTGCCTCGAAGGTAAATGCTTTGATTCCGGGAGTCCGCCTGATGCCGACTTTGCCAAGTCCGTTGTGATGCTAGAAGCGGCACGCCAAGCCGGTAACTACATGAACGATGATTTACAGATATTCAAAGGTACGGATGAGCGTTGCTCCATCAAACTGTCGGGCTTGAAAAACTGCTGTAAGTCAAAAGGTGGTGCGCAAAGCAATCAAAGCATCCTGATGGGAGCTGCAATGTCGGGCGGTAAAGCCTTGATGGATTACAGTTTCCAAAAGGGCAGCAACTACATGTACGACTTCATGTTCTCGAAGGGCAATAACTGGATGACAGAACGTGCCGTCAATGCGTGGTCATCCGGTGCATGGAACGCAGTACCGTCCACCTCTATGAGCTTTTATGGCTTAACGATCAGTTACACCAGTGGTACGGGCTTTGCTTTCGTGGGGTTTGACCCTGCATCTTTTGCCCTGCAAGTAGGGCTTTACCTGCTGATGCAGCTTTTATCTTGTACCGAAGACGAAGCCTATTTGCAGATGAAGCGCGGATCGAACTTGTGTCATTACGTCGGGAGCTACTGTGACAAGAAATTTTTAGGGTACTGCTACATCAGGAAAGAGTCGCATTGCTGCTTCAACTCGCGACTGGCACGCATCATCAATGAGCAAGGCCGCCCACAGATCGGTAAAGGTTGGGGCAGTGGCAATAGCCCGAACTGTTCCGGGTTTACCACCGCAGAACTCGAAAAGCTGGATTTCGCAGCAATGGACTTATCGGAGTTTATCAGCGAGATCATGGCGAATGCACAGATACCCAATGCCTCCACGGTGAACAGCTTGGTGCAAAAGCAAAGCGGTATCGTGGGCGATAAAGTGAATCAGTATTACCAAAATGGGGCAGGACGATAA
- a CDS encoding lytic transglycosylase domain-containing protein has product MIQSMKRPLLHLAGLLLISAGLLPAKALARVVSDEAYNGVAPCWQEASQRYGVPVSLLKAVAQVESSNRARVVARNTNGSLDIGYMQINDWWLPKLQQYGITKHTLLDDACINLNVGAWILKQGIDRYGYNAQGIGAYGAGTAKDKDQVRITYANKVFRALAQQQSKPVDGNSGGTVGGTAVERVQVAPAKGGDVQSPRRQQRAVITNSPTTEQLVWSVFD; this is encoded by the coding sequence ATGATCCAAAGCATGAAGCGTCCGCTCTTACACCTTGCCGGGTTGTTGTTGATCAGTGCCGGATTGTTACCGGCTAAGGCACTGGCACGGGTAGTCAGCGATGAAGCCTATAACGGTGTTGCACCGTGCTGGCAGGAAGCATCTCAGCGTTACGGTGTGCCGGTGTCTTTGCTCAAGGCGGTGGCACAGGTGGAGTCCAGCAACCGCGCACGGGTGGTGGCACGTAATACCAACGGGTCACTCGATATTGGTTACATGCAGATTAACGACTGGTGGCTACCGAAACTGCAACAGTACGGAATCACTAAACATACCTTGCTGGATGATGCCTGCATCAACCTCAATGTGGGTGCGTGGATACTTAAACAAGGCATTGACCGCTACGGCTACAACGCCCAAGGCATTGGTGCGTATGGTGCTGGTACAGCAAAAGATAAAGATCAGGTGAGGATAACGTATGCAAACAAGGTATTCCGTGCGCTGGCACAACAACAAAGTAAACCGGTTGACGGGAATAGTGGCGGTACTGTTGGGGGTACTGCTGTTGAGCGGGTGCAAGTTGCCCCAGCCAAAGGCGGCGACGTTCAGTCACCCCGCCGCCAACAGCGTGCCGTCATCACCAACAGCCCCACCACTGAACAGCTCGTTTGGAGCGTCTTCGACTGA
- a CDS encoding TraE/TraK family type IV conjugative transfer system protein translates to MIRQQQLKDIGVVMAEKRQWQYIASGLLLALLLLMVVLMGKSHDTKTIFVPPNAELAQKPFWVADSGASPEYFQMTADYVAQLALTGDAKSAAYSIDRLMSVVHPSIRGVLKAELDAAALKMKAENVTQAFYPVEYSMGDNRPVVVIKGTLKTWVGDKLTSNRDALYRMTFSMEAGRIYLMEFVETSPHDPFSTAPATPTTGATS, encoded by the coding sequence ATGATCCGCCAGCAACAACTCAAAGACATCGGTGTGGTCATGGCGGAAAAACGCCAGTGGCAATACATCGCCAGCGGCTTGCTGCTTGCTCTACTACTGCTGATGGTGGTGTTAATGGGCAAGAGTCACGACACCAAAACCATTTTTGTACCGCCCAATGCTGAATTGGCGCAAAAGCCATTTTGGGTGGCGGACAGTGGCGCGTCCCCGGAATATTTCCAGATGACCGCCGATTACGTGGCGCAATTGGCGTTAACCGGTGATGCCAAAAGTGCCGCATACAGCATTGACCGTTTAATGAGCGTGGTACATCCCTCCATCCGAGGGGTACTCAAAGCCGAACTGGATGCCGCCGCACTGAAAATGAAGGCCGAAAACGTCACGCAAGCCTTTTACCCGGTGGAATACAGCATGGGTGATAACCGCCCGGTGGTCGTGATCAAAGGCACGCTCAAAACATGGGTGGGCGACAAACTCACCTCCAACCGGGATGCCCTGTACCGCATGACTTTCAGCATGGAAGCAGGACGCATCTACCTGATGGAGTTCGTGGAAACTTCCCCGCACGACCCCTTCAGTACCGCACCGGCAACCCCAACCACAGGAGCAACCTCATGA
- a CDS encoding disulfide isomerase DsbC N-terminal domain-containing protein yields the protein MVMRRLKSIPLYVLIPLLVFVLALGVFINQKLMSDVVQASVDETIRAMIPGTDIQAINPTPLDGVYEVVAGQNIFYMQPGKPYLLVGHLFDLSTAEDLTQLKKNQRIQPNNPTTTETTP from the coding sequence ATGGTAATGCGACGGTTAAAGTCGATTCCACTCTACGTCTTGATTCCGCTGTTGGTATTCGTGCTGGCGTTGGGAGTGTTCATCAATCAAAAACTTATGTCTGACGTTGTACAAGCCAGCGTGGATGAAACCATTCGCGCCATGATTCCCGGTACGGACATTCAAGCCATTAACCCAACCCCGTTGGACGGGGTGTACGAAGTGGTGGCAGGCCAGAACATTTTCTACATGCAGCCGGGTAAGCCGTATTTACTGGTAGGACATTTGTTTGACCTCAGCACTGCCGAAGACCTGACTCAACTGAAAAAAAACCAACGGATACAACCCAATAATCCGACAACAACGGAGACAACCCCATGA
- a CDS encoding TraV family lipoprotein, giving the protein MMMKPFPLIVMLLGVLLLSGCSTSPNYACGTPQGGKCQSVSDSYLSALGKKLKGNGATTKTTTSGKPAVEATARVTQYIPEGVAIRSLPQVMRVWIAPWEDNNGVFHDQSYSYFVADAGEWSLRANTEKSLYPNGYALLERPTDKTAAPADNKADAKPKAAMTTQQAQDQALDFMAGE; this is encoded by the coding sequence ATGATGATGAAGCCTTTCCCTCTGATCGTGATGTTACTGGGGGTGCTGTTGCTGTCCGGTTGCAGCACCAGCCCCAATTATGCGTGTGGTACACCGCAAGGCGGTAAATGCCAGTCGGTGTCTGACTCCTACCTCAGTGCTTTGGGTAAAAAGCTTAAAGGTAATGGAGCAACTACCAAGACGACCACCAGCGGCAAGCCTGCGGTTGAAGCTACGGCACGGGTAACACAATACATTCCCGAAGGCGTGGCGATCCGCTCCCTACCGCAAGTGATGCGGGTATGGATTGCGCCGTGGGAAGACAATAACGGGGTATTTCACGACCAATCCTACAGCTATTTTGTGGCGGATGCCGGGGAATGGTCATTACGCGCCAATACCGAAAAAAGCCTGTATCCCAACGGCTACGCGCTGTTGGAGCGGCCTACCGATAAAACGGCTGCACCGGCTGACAACAAGGCGGATGCCAAACCCAAGGCGGCGATGACCACGCAACAAGCGCAGGATCAAGCCCTTGATTTCATGGCGGGTGAGTAA
- the traA gene encoding TraA family conjugative transfer protein → MDKTMLNPAQALAQAVDDTTTRFTLWVMDHKKWAIAFALLAMLLLLAFNADAGTTGTEFKGIYDKLKDWTSGYLGKAIALFAFLLGLGIGVAKSSPIPAIAGIVFALFVAFGPAVLEGIATATLAYAPAIHEGMSVVAIVVMT, encoded by the coding sequence ATGGATAAAACCATGCTAAACCCCGCGCAAGCCTTGGCTCAAGCGGTTGATGATACGACTACCCGCTTCACCTTATGGGTGATGGATCACAAGAAATGGGCGATTGCGTTTGCGTTGCTGGCGATGCTGTTGCTGCTTGCCTTCAACGCCGATGCGGGTACGACCGGCACGGAGTTCAAGGGGATTTACGACAAACTCAAAGACTGGACTTCCGGTTATTTGGGCAAAGCAATCGCCCTGTTCGCATTTTTACTGGGCTTGGGGATTGGGGTGGCTAAATCCAGTCCGATTCCTGCCATTGCCGGGATCGTGTTCGCCTTGTTCGTGGCGTTCGGCCCGGCTGTGCTAGAAGGCATTGCAACCGCGACATTGGCTTATGCCCCGGCAATCCACGAGGGCATGAGTGTCGTGGCTATTGTTGTGATGACGTAA
- the traA gene encoding TraA family conjugative transfer protein: MDKTMLNPAQALAQAVDDTTTRFTLWVMDHKKWAIAFALLAMLLLLAFNADAGTTGAEFKGIYDKLVDWTSGYLGKAIALFAFLLGLGIGVAQSSPIPAIAGIVFALFVAFGPAVLEGIATATLAYAPMIQEGVAVVAIVVMT, translated from the coding sequence ATGGATAAAACCATGCTAAACCCCGCGCAAGCCTTGGCTCAAGCGGTTGATGATACGACTACCCGCTTCACCTTATGGGTGATGGATCACAAGAAATGGGCGATTGCGTTTGCGTTGCTGGCGATGTTGTTGCTGCTTGCCTTCAACGCCGATGCGGGTACGACCGGTGCAGAGTTCAAGGGCATTTACGACAAGTTGGTTGACTGGACTTCTGGTTACTTGGGTAAGGCGATTGCCTTGTTTGCCTTTTTACTGGGCTTGGGGATTGGGGTAGCTCAATCCAGTCCGATTCCTGCCATTGCCGGGATCGTGTTCGCGCTGTTCGTGGCGTTCGGCCCGGCTGTGCTGGAAGGCATTGCAACCGCGACATTGGCATACGCCCCGATGATTCAAGAGGGCGTGGCAGTCGTGGCCATCGTCGTGATGACGTAA
- the traC gene encoding type IV secretion system protein TraC codes for MLAKLAELITPKNRRSTPDANVLRGEPPPSIAVFSEHFKRYGLADLLHYESYDPETQLYHNSLNAAFINPKERPKSYGFILEIPPSAGANEEMAKILLGMFNQQYPTGSTIQCCLYASPEIAGMCQAWVGARQSGSIYERMSQRRADYLLKGTRRSLFKDSTYLVRDYRCTFALMMPGNPDEGDISDALSLRDSLMGVLRAAGFPARVVAPPDLLALVDELVSPAREGDFKHLKPHYDEHVPLREQAVSREVNLQMKEDGLVIGDKAVRCLSVNGYPKEWSLAMMSDFIGDFFQETLQVPCAFVSTIGIQIPDREAMQRMVTLKASRAIQTADSPMAKFLPDLLNRGREWRKVQDDVDSGISLARVWHGVTLYPQLGLADQAENQVKSLYLSKGWKLEVDRFLQVQSFLAGLPGRFDPHLAQDFAQFKRLRTITQFNVVNTMPVLAEWSGTASPLLMLSGRRGQLMFIDMFDNNQGNYNGAVVASSGSGKSFFLNEIVSSVVGTGGRAWIIDVGRSYERTCKLLGGQFIEFTENAGININPFSTIREFDDDELTMLKQIVAQAIASEGGIDDLSMSWIEQAITSVWQDKGNTATFTDIAQFLLTHPDHRAKDMGEILFPYTKNGVYGRFFEGKSTLTFDNDLIVLELEELKSKKELQGIVLLIIMLRIQQEMYLGERNRRKICVIDEAWDLMGGGQATKFIETGYRRVRKYGGAFLTATQAVNDYYKNPAAQAAWENSDWVFMLRQKDESIEQLKASGRFSVSEYLGRLLRSIRTRHGEYSEVYIHMPGGGAVARLIVDSYTAKVYSTKAEEVHAVNQLVARGYSLPDAVEELVRQEEASKHGH; via the coding sequence ATGTTAGCCAAACTTGCTGAACTGATTACGCCTAAGAACCGGCGTTCCACCCCGGATGCCAATGTATTGCGCGGTGAACCACCACCGAGCATTGCGGTTTTTAGTGAGCATTTTAAACGTTATGGCTTGGCGGATTTGCTGCATTACGAATCCTACGACCCAGAAACGCAGCTTTACCACAACAGCTTAAATGCCGCGTTTATTAACCCCAAGGAACGCCCGAAAAGTTACGGTTTCATTTTAGAAATCCCGCCGTCGGCGGGTGCGAATGAGGAAATGGCTAAAATCCTGCTGGGGATGTTTAACCAGCAGTACCCGACTGGATCGACTATTCAATGCTGCTTGTACGCCTCCCCGGAAATTGCCGGGATGTGTCAGGCGTGGGTAGGTGCGCGGCAATCCGGCTCGATTTATGAGCGCATGTCACAACGCCGTGCCGATTACCTGTTAAAAGGTACACGCCGCTCCTTGTTTAAGGATTCCACCTACTTGGTGCGTGATTACCGCTGTACCTTCGCGCTGATGATGCCGGGTAATCCCGATGAGGGCGACATCAGTGACGCACTGTCATTGCGTGACAGTTTGATGGGGGTATTGCGTGCTGCCGGGTTTCCGGCACGGGTCGTGGCTCCACCGGACTTGCTGGCATTGGTGGATGAGCTGGTGAGTCCTGCCCGTGAAGGTGACTTTAAGCATTTAAAGCCGCACTACGATGAGCACGTACCCTTGCGGGAGCAGGCGGTGTCCCGCGAGGTCAACCTGCAAATGAAGGAAGACGGCTTAGTGATCGGTGACAAGGCGGTACGTTGCCTGTCGGTCAATGGCTACCCTAAAGAATGGTCGCTGGCGATGATGAGTGACTTCATTGGGGATTTCTTCCAAGAAACCCTGCAAGTGCCGTGTGCGTTTGTGTCTACCATCGGGATTCAGATACCCGACAGGGAGGCAATGCAGCGCATGGTGACGCTGAAGGCCAGTCGCGCTATTCAAACGGCGGATTCACCGATGGCGAAATTCCTGCCGGACTTGCTGAATCGGGGACGGGAATGGCGCAAAGTGCAAGACGATGTGGACTCCGGGATTTCCTTGGCGCGGGTATGGCACGGGGTCACGTTGTACCCGCAGCTTGGACTCGCGGATCAAGCCGAAAACCAAGTCAAAAGTTTGTATCTGTCGAAGGGCTGGAAATTAGAGGTTGACCGCTTCTTACAAGTGCAATCCTTCCTTGCCGGATTGCCGGGACGGTTTGACCCGCACTTAGCTCAAGATTTTGCCCAGTTCAAGCGGTTGCGCACCATTACCCAATTCAACGTGGTGAATACCATGCCGGTACTGGCGGAATGGTCGGGTACTGCATCACCGCTACTGATGTTGTCCGGGCGACGTGGGCAATTGATGTTCATTGACATGTTCGATAATAACCAAGGTAACTACAACGGTGCAGTAGTGGCCTCCTCTGGTTCGGGCAAGTCGTTTTTCTTGAATGAGATCGTCAGTTCCGTGGTGGGTACGGGGGGACGAGCGTGGATTATTGACGTAGGGCGTTCGTATGAGCGTACTTGTAAGTTGCTGGGTGGACAGTTTATTGAGTTTACTGAGAACGCCGGGATTAACATTAACCCGTTTAGCACCATCCGCGAGTTTGACGATGACGAGCTGACCATGCTCAAACAAATCGTGGCGCAAGCCATTGCCTCGGAAGGCGGGATTGATGACCTCTCCATGTCATGGATTGAGCAGGCGATTACCTCGGTATGGCAGGACAAAGGCAACACTGCCACCTTTACTGACATTGCCCAATTCCTACTGACCCACCCGGATCACCGCGCTAAGGACATGGGCGAAATCCTGTTCCCGTACACCAAAAATGGGGTTTACGGACGCTTCTTTGAAGGCAAATCCACTTTAACCTTCGACAATGATTTGATCGTGCTGGAGTTGGAAGAACTCAAATCCAAGAAGGAACTACAGGGTATTGTGTTGTTAATCATCATGCTGCGTATCCAACAGGAAATGTACCTCGGTGAGCGTAACCGCCGCAAAATCTGCGTGATTGATGAGGCGTGGGATTTAATGGGCGGTGGGCAAGCTACCAAGTTCATTGAAACCGGTTATCGCCGGGTACGTAAATACGGCGGGGCATTTCTAACCGCCACACAGGCGGTCAATGACTACTACAAAAACCCGGCAGCCCAAGCCGCGTGGGAAAACTCCGATTGGGTATTCATGCTGCGGCAAAAAGACGAATCCATTGAACAACTCAAAGCCTCCGGGCGGTTCTCGGTCAGTGAGTATTTGGGGCGTTTGTTACGTTCCATCCGCACCCGCCACGGCGAATATTCGGAAGTGTACATTCACATGCCCGGCGGCGGCGCAGTCGCTCGACTGATCGTCGATAGCTATACCGCTAAAGTGTATTCCACCAAAGCCGAAGAAGTTCACGCGGTCAATCAATTGGTGGCACGCGGCTACTCGCTACCCGATGCGGTAGAGGAATTGGTACGTCAAGAAGAGGCAAGCAAGCATGGACATTAA
- a CDS encoding TrbI/VirB10 family protein encodes MSSVPDAASTAKKQKLLLFGGGAAVFALLIFMMWLADEQPKADAAPTRVGTVQQVEAAARKISDEELWTAKADAALQAMQRNNEKAMQEMEQLKRTNEELTTQLKGQQTTVAELQEAAAKTAALPALPPASGTNPALDSIVPPLPAGAGLPPGMAGMPAADGMPPMQALPAPDVDEGMVHITVGEQAVPVDTVTTVGAPPNPNGDNPTKPLVAPTRIDIEQTASTPTTGGRPLPQKRERPKAKTYIPSGTFFKAQLVASLDAPTGGNAEQNPHPVLLMVTDNANLPNRFRSKVKECHVIASGYGDISSERVNLRTERLSCVLKDGTVVDTKLDAYVAGEDGKAGLRGNLVSKQGALVANAMLAGTLGGVGQGLAQAATTVTQTGTGAVTSVSPNQALEFGMYSGSGTALNKLAEYYIKAAEKTFPILEVAAGRDVTIILLSGLDIEADAGSAGGREGLTSIVTDADRRQASKSLRREEEAAW; translated from the coding sequence ATGAGCAGTGTGCCGGATGCGGCGAGTACCGCCAAAAAACAAAAGCTATTGTTGTTCGGAGGTGGAGCGGCGGTGTTCGCATTGCTGATCTTCATGATGTGGCTGGCAGATGAGCAACCTAAAGCCGATGCTGCACCGACAAGGGTGGGGACGGTGCAGCAAGTCGAAGCCGCTGCCCGGAAAATCAGTGACGAAGAATTGTGGACAGCCAAGGCCGATGCTGCGTTACAGGCGATGCAACGTAACAACGAAAAAGCCATGCAGGAGATGGAGCAGCTCAAGCGCACCAACGAGGAATTGACCACGCAGCTTAAGGGTCAGCAAACCACTGTGGCGGAATTGCAGGAAGCTGCTGCCAAAACAGCCGCCTTACCCGCATTACCACCTGCCTCCGGCACTAATCCTGCCTTAGACAGCATTGTACCGCCGCTGCCTGCGGGTGCGGGTTTACCACCGGGCATGGCAGGAATGCCCGCTGCTGACGGGATGCCGCCGATGCAGGCATTACCAGCACCCGACGTGGATGAAGGCATGGTGCATATTACGGTGGGTGAGCAAGCCGTGCCGGTGGATACCGTAACTACGGTAGGCGCACCGCCAAACCCCAACGGTGACAATCCCACCAAGCCGCTGGTTGCCCCTACTCGGATCGACATCGAGCAAACCGCCAGTACGCCGACGACGGGTGGTAGGCCATTACCGCAAAAACGCGAACGCCCCAAGGCAAAAACCTACATCCCGTCCGGTACGTTCTTTAAGGCGCAACTGGTGGCTTCACTGGATGCCCCCACCGGGGGTAACGCTGAACAAAATCCCCACCCGGTATTACTGATGGTGACGGATAACGCCAATCTGCCGAACCGCTTCCGCTCCAAAGTCAAAGAATGTCACGTCATTGCCTCCGGGTACGGTGACATCTCGTCTGAACGGGTCAACCTGCGCACCGAACGACTGTCGTGTGTGCTCAAAGACGGCACGGTGGTGGACACTAAACTGGATGCGTATGTCGCAGGCGAAGACGGTAAGGCAGGGCTGCGCGGTAATCTGGTATCCAAGCAAGGTGCGTTGGTTGCCAATGCGATGTTGGCGGGGACATTAGGCGGTGTTGGGCAAGGTTTGGCGCAAGCCGCCACTACCGTGACCCAAACTGGCACGGGTGCTGTCACCTCGGTATCCCCGAATCAAGCCTTGGAGTTTGGGATGTACAGTGGATCGGGTACAGCCTTGAACAAACTGGCGGAATACTACATCAAGGCCGCTGAGAAGACCTTCCCGATTCTGGAAGTCGCAGCCGGTCGTGATGTGACCATTATTCTGTTATCCGGTTTGGACATTGAGGCCGACGCAGGCAGTGCCGGTGGACGTGAAGGCTTGACCAGCATTGTGACCGACGCTGACCGGCGACAGGCCAGTAAATCACTGCGCCGAGAGGAGGAAGCCGCATGGTAA
- a CDS encoding DsbA family protein, with amino-acid sequence MMTRRNFLIGATTGFFLANLPRVGMANGTGTGGQRSFIEVFSFACPHCYKLSLQLGIWLPMHPQVKHYAVHIVSSPDDLKLAAAGYAAAVLGKGEAYRAAFFKAIYEGNQAPDERTMVTVAESLGFKAAAFVDTMKGSDTAELLARSETLTQQFAITATPTLIIDSQRVRQPDKDPLDILQEEFGA; translated from the coding sequence ATGATGACACGACGCAACTTCCTGATTGGCGCAACCACTGGGTTCTTTCTGGCAAACCTTCCCCGTGTGGGGATGGCAAACGGGACAGGTACAGGCGGACAACGCTCGTTTATTGAGGTGTTCTCTTTCGCCTGTCCCCACTGCTACAAGCTCTCGTTACAACTGGGTATCTGGTTGCCGATGCACCCGCAGGTGAAGCATTACGCGGTGCATATTGTGTCCTCCCCCGATGACCTGAAACTAGCCGCTGCCGGGTATGCCGCTGCGGTGCTGGGCAAAGGTGAGGCATACCGGGCCGCTTTCTTCAAAGCCATTTACGAAGGCAACCAAGCACCGGATGAACGCACGATGGTCACGGTAGCGGAATCGCTGGGATTCAAGGCCGCCGCCTTTGTCGACACCATGAAAGGCTCCGACACCGCTGAATTACTGGCGCGTTCGGAAACCCTTACCCAGCAATTCGCTATCACCGCGACACCCACCCTGATTATTGACAGCCAACGGGTACGCCAACCGGACAAAGACCCGTTGGACATCCTGCAAGAGGAATTCGGGGCATGA
- a CDS encoding TraK domain-containing protein: protein MRMSLPVLCKGYRWMLGFALLLPGLSFAADFTVNDGDTVTAKISRDGLTRVTVQGARIEQVFSADGKDLTFQVDKQNGQVFVRYKGGKEKVLDAMELPGGGSVKRKQTTGSGKQDFAAFVTDDGGRTFTLNLSVTDDPSASIVLKPMVVEKAKSGRVVIQNDLSLPSEVMALMQVMTGNVEEVSGYDVARDLSEPQTLWAGAEYVRVASYEGDSLVGEVYTLTNRSGSQMRMVESEFQAKGVLAVAVKNPILEVNEFTYVYTVREVTP, encoded by the coding sequence ATGAGAATGTCATTACCGGTTTTATGCAAAGGCTACCGCTGGATGCTGGGGTTTGCGCTGTTGTTACCCGGCTTGAGCTTCGCGGCTGATTTCACCGTGAATGACGGTGATACCGTCACTGCCAAGATTTCCCGTGACGGTTTAACGCGGGTGACGGTACAAGGTGCGCGGATTGAACAAGTGTTTTCCGCCGATGGTAAGGATTTGACGTTTCAGGTGGATAAGCAAAACGGTCAGGTGTTTGTACGCTACAAAGGCGGCAAAGAAAAAGTGCTGGATGCAATGGAGCTGCCCGGTGGTGGTTCGGTAAAGCGCAAGCAAACCACGGGTAGTGGTAAGCAGGACTTTGCCGCGTTTGTCACCGACGATGGTGGTCGCACCTTTACCCTTAATTTGAGTGTCACGGATGATCCCTCCGCCAGCATTGTGCTGAAACCGATGGTGGTGGAGAAAGCCAAATCAGGAAGGGTGGTCATCCAAAACGATTTGTCGTTACCCAGTGAGGTGATGGCCTTAATGCAGGTGATGACGGGTAATGTCGAGGAAGTTTCCGGGTACGACGTGGCGCGTGACCTGAGTGAACCGCAAACATTGTGGGCAGGTGCGGAGTACGTGCGGGTAGCCTCCTATGAAGGCGATAGCCTCGTAGGTGAGGTTTACACCCTGACCAACCGCTCAGGCTCTCAGATGCGCATGGTGGAAAGTGAGTTCCAAGCCAAGGGCGTGTTAGCGGTGGCAGTGAAGAACCCGATTCTGGAAGTCAACGAGTTCACCTACGTTTACACCGTGCGCGAGGTGACACCATGA
- the traL gene encoding type IV conjugative transfer system protein TraL, translated as MSSKEQQALGQYYIPRLLDAPPKAFYWEMDEFMAMVAPIGIGLIMGWFFIGAVLGLLAAYAIGKFKAGRGAYYMLHVLYWYVGMGKLKSTPPSYIREFVG; from the coding sequence ATGAGCAGTAAAGAACAACAAGCACTGGGGCAGTATTACATTCCGCGCTTACTGGATGCCCCACCCAAAGCCTTCTATTGGGAGATGGACGAATTCATGGCGATGGTCGCACCCATCGGGATTGGCCTGATCATGGGGTGGTTTTTTATCGGTGCGGTGTTGGGGCTATTGGCAGCTTACGCCATTGGTAAATTCAAAGCCGGGAGAGGTGCGTATTACATGCTGCACGTTTTGTACTGGTACGTTGGCATGGGCAAGCTCAAATCTACCCCGCCGTCTTACATTCGGGAGTTCGTGGGATGA